Proteins encoded in a region of the Halostella limicola genome:
- a CDS encoding quinone-dependent dihydroorotate dehydrogenase, with the protein MDLYDVAKPVLFRLPPETAHGLVHGGLAAVQGTPMARSLAERYAVDDDRLAVTAFGERFPNPVGVAAGFDKNAEAPGALAGLGFGHVEVGGVTAEPQDGNPRPRMFRLRDDEALVNRMGLNNEGAAAVGDRLARTDVPVPVGVNIAKTEHVDGEDAPADYRETYERVADGGDFFVVNVSCPNSEGFRELQNRDSMEAILGELVDAGASPLLVKLSPDLPEPAVEDALEIVGDLDLDGVVATNTTTDRPASLRSPHATEEGGLSGKPIENEATRMVRFVAERVGVPVVGVGGVSSAEGAYRKIRSGASLVQLYTGLVYEGPSLAREINEGLLDLLAEDGFDSVEEAVGADL; encoded by the coding sequence ATGGACCTGTACGACGTAGCGAAACCCGTTCTGTTTCGCCTCCCGCCCGAGACGGCCCACGGGCTCGTCCACGGCGGGCTGGCGGCCGTTCAGGGCACTCCGATGGCGAGGAGTCTCGCCGAGCGGTACGCCGTCGACGACGACCGCCTCGCGGTGACGGCGTTCGGCGAGCGGTTTCCGAACCCGGTCGGCGTGGCCGCCGGCTTCGACAAGAACGCGGAGGCGCCGGGAGCCCTCGCCGGCCTCGGCTTCGGCCACGTAGAGGTCGGCGGCGTCACCGCCGAACCGCAGGACGGGAACCCTCGTCCGCGGATGTTCCGCCTCCGCGACGACGAAGCGCTCGTCAACCGCATGGGGCTGAACAACGAGGGCGCCGCGGCCGTCGGCGATCGCCTGGCTCGGACCGACGTCCCCGTCCCCGTCGGCGTCAACATCGCAAAGACGGAGCACGTCGACGGAGAGGACGCCCCGGCGGACTACCGAGAGACCTACGAGCGGGTGGCCGACGGCGGCGACTTCTTCGTGGTGAACGTCTCCTGCCCCAACTCCGAGGGCTTCCGCGAACTGCAGAACCGCGACTCGATGGAGGCCATCCTCGGCGAACTCGTCGACGCGGGCGCGTCCCCCCTGCTGGTGAAGCTCTCGCCGGACCTGCCGGAGCCGGCGGTGGAGGACGCCCTGGAGATCGTCGGCGACCTCGACCTGGACGGCGTCGTGGCGACGAACACGACGACCGACCGGCCCGCGTCGCTGCGGAGCCCCCACGCCACAGAGGAAGGCGGGCTCTCGGGCAAGCCCATCGAGAACGAGGCGACGCGGATGGTCCGGTTCGTCGCCGAGCGCGTCGGCGTCCCCGTCGTCGGCGTCGGCGGCGTCTCCAGCGCCGAGGGCGCCTACCGGAAGATCCGGTCCGGGGCTTCGCTCGTTCAACTGTACACCGGCCTCGTGTACGAGGGCCCGTCTCTCGCACGGGAGATCAACGAGGGCCTGCTCGACCTGCTCGCGGAGGACGGGTTCGACTCCGTCGAGGAGGCGGTCGGCGCGGACCTCTGA
- a CDS encoding NAD(P)/FAD-dependent oxidoreductase, with protein sequence MHTVIVGGGVVGLASAYYLADRGASVTVCEAGSIGGGSTGRSAGGVRAQFSTPVNVDLSRESVRVWESFEAEFGVDIGYRQSGYLFLARDGATADAFREQVTMQNDRGVPSELLSPADLRERWPAIDADQFVAATYCSEDGFADPHLALQGFSTAASEAGAEIRTNAPVTGIDADGAADAGVTVRTPDARIDADYVVNAAGAWAGRVAELAGLDLPVSPRRRQLAVVEPARAVPGTDPLTIDLDRGSYFRPERDGRALVGGHFDDADPDVDPDRYDDSMDLDWAATAVECAADYADYFGPETGVVRGWAGLYAVTPDHHPVMEESAPGVVTAAGFSGHGFQHAPATGQIVADLCLDGETSLVDVSALSSDRFEDGDLVDERNVA encoded by the coding sequence GTGCACACCGTCATCGTCGGTGGCGGCGTCGTCGGCCTCGCCAGTGCGTACTACCTCGCGGACCGCGGCGCGTCCGTCACCGTCTGCGAGGCCGGGTCGATCGGCGGCGGCAGCACCGGCCGGTCCGCCGGCGGCGTCCGCGCGCAGTTCTCGACGCCCGTGAACGTCGACCTCTCGCGGGAGAGCGTCCGCGTCTGGGAGTCCTTCGAAGCGGAGTTCGGCGTCGACATCGGCTACCGGCAGTCCGGCTACCTCTTCCTCGCCCGCGACGGGGCGACCGCGGACGCCTTCCGCGAGCAGGTGACGATGCAGAACGACCGTGGCGTCCCGAGCGAGTTGCTCTCGCCCGCCGACCTCCGCGAGCGCTGGCCCGCGATCGACGCCGACCAGTTCGTCGCCGCCACCTACTGTTCGGAGGACGGCTTCGCCGACCCACATCTCGCGCTCCAGGGGTTCTCGACCGCCGCCAGCGAGGCCGGCGCGGAGATACGGACGAACGCGCCGGTGACGGGGATCGACGCGGACGGCGCGGCGGACGCCGGCGTCACCGTCCGGACGCCCGACGCCCGGATCGACGCCGACTACGTCGTTAACGCGGCGGGAGCGTGGGCCGGCCGCGTCGCCGAACTGGCCGGGCTGGATCTCCCGGTCTCCCCCCGCCGGCGGCAGCTCGCCGTCGTGGAGCCGGCCCGTGCCGTCCCCGGCACCGACCCGCTCACGATCGACCTCGACAGGGGGTCGTACTTCCGGCCGGAGCGCGACGGCCGGGCGCTCGTCGGCGGCCACTTCGACGACGCGGACCCCGACGTTGACCCCGACCGCTACGACGACTCGATGGACCTCGACTGGGCCGCCACGGCGGTCGAGTGCGCCGCGGACTACGCCGACTACTTCGGCCCGGAGACGGGCGTCGTCCGCGGGTGGGCGGGCCTCTACGCCGTCACGCCCGACCACCACCCCGTCATGGAGGAGAGCGCGCCCGGCGTCGTCACCGCCGCCGGCTTCTCGGGCCACGGCTTCCAGCACGCGCCCGCGACGGGGCAGATCGTCGCGGACCTCTGTCTCGACGGGGAGACCTCGCTCGTCGACGTCTCGGCGCTGTCGAGCGACCGGTTCGAGGACGGCGACCTCGTCGACGAGCGCAACGTGGCGTGA
- the pheS gene encoding phenylalanine--tRNA ligase subunit alpha: MQLPESQVAVLETASANEAQTIERLADETGLAPESVTGAAFELADRGLVAVEESTDESVSLTDEGASYVDEGLPEVRLYEAALDAGADAGAVEMGRVIGQSGLEGAAVDIALSNYARKGYGSIEGGEITADPDADPDGDSEAAALAALADGESVADGDALDQLERRDLVERSESTVRAVTLTDDGVTALMEGVETAETVGQITPELLTSGEWEDVEFAEYNVEADAEEISGGKEHILRQTANRVKDVLVGMGFEEMEGPHADAEFWINDCLFMPQDHPARTHWDQFALENPSEIRGLPDDLVERVRDAHLNGVGEDGEGYHSPWTEEVARGIDLRGHTTSLSMRYLSGYAQGDLEPPQRFFSVEKVYRNDTLDPTHLLEFFQIEGWVMAEDLSVRDLMGTFTEFYEQFGITDLEFKPHYNPYTEPSFELFGTHPTTGELVEVGNSGMFREEVLRPLGVDCDVMAWGLSLERLLMLMYGFEDIRDVHGTLADLELLRNTEVIH, from the coding sequence ATGCAATTACCGGAATCTCAGGTCGCGGTGTTAGAGACCGCGAGCGCGAACGAGGCACAGACGATAGAGCGACTGGCCGACGAGACGGGGCTCGCCCCGGAGTCGGTGACGGGCGCGGCCTTCGAACTGGCGGACCGCGGCCTCGTCGCCGTCGAGGAGTCGACCGATGAGTCCGTCTCCCTCACAGACGAGGGCGCGAGCTACGTCGACGAGGGTCTTCCCGAGGTGCGCCTCTACGAGGCGGCGCTCGACGCGGGCGCGGACGCCGGGGCGGTCGAGATGGGCCGCGTCATCGGTCAGTCCGGCCTGGAGGGGGCCGCTGTCGACATCGCGCTGTCGAACTACGCCCGCAAGGGGTACGGCAGCATCGAGGGCGGCGAGATCACGGCCGACCCGGACGCGGACCCCGACGGCGACTCCGAGGCTGCGGCGCTGGCGGCGCTCGCCGACGGCGAATCGGTCGCCGACGGCGACGCGCTGGACCAGCTGGAGCGACGGGATCTGGTCGAGCGCAGCGAGTCGACCGTCCGCGCCGTGACGCTCACCGACGACGGCGTCACCGCGCTGATGGAGGGGGTCGAGACCGCCGAGACGGTCGGCCAGATCACGCCGGAACTGCTGACGAGCGGCGAGTGGGAGGACGTCGAGTTCGCCGAGTACAACGTCGAAGCCGACGCCGAGGAGATCTCGGGCGGCAAGGAGCACATCCTCCGCCAGACGGCGAACCGCGTGAAGGACGTGCTCGTCGGAATGGGCTTCGAGGAGATGGAGGGCCCCCACGCCGACGCCGAGTTCTGGATCAACGACTGCCTGTTCATGCCCCAGGACCATCCGGCGCGGACCCACTGGGACCAGTTCGCGCTGGAGAACCCGTCCGAGATCCGGGGGCTCCCCGACGACCTCGTCGAGCGCGTCCGCGACGCCCACCTGAACGGCGTCGGCGAGGACGGCGAGGGCTACCACTCGCCGTGGACCGAGGAGGTCGCGCGGGGGATCGACCTGCGCGGCCACACCACGTCGCTGTCGATGCGCTACCTCTCCGGGTACGCGCAGGGCGACCTCGAACCGCCCCAGCGGTTCTTCAGCGTCGAGAAGGTGTACCGCAACGACACCCTCGACCCGACGCACCTGCTGGAGTTCTTCCAGATCGAGGGGTGGGTGATGGCCGAGGACCTCTCGGTGCGGGACCTGATGGGGACGTTCACGGAGTTCTACGAGCAGTTCGGCATCACCGACCTGGAGTTCAAGCCCCACTACAACCCCTACACCGAGCCGTCGTTCGAGCTGTTCGGGACGCACCCCACGACGGGCGAACTCGTCGAGGTGGGCAACAGCGGGATGTTCCGCGAGGAGGTGCTCCGGCCGCTCGGCGTCGACTGCGACGTGATGGCCTGGGGCCTCTCGCTGGAGCGCCTGCTGATGCTGATGTACGGCTTCGAAGACATCCGCGACGTGCACGGTACGCTCGCCGACCTCGAACTGCTGCGGAACACGGAGGTGATCCACTGA
- the pheT gene encoding phenylalanine--tRNA ligase subunit beta — MPVVDVDPEELRDLTGHDEKGDEELKEDLFGLGLEFEGRTEDGEFQLEFAPDRLDRLSVEGIARSLRYHYGDDRGVYVPNTNDADWTIEVEDVPDERPYVTGAVVRGVDLDEEALESLIQLQEKLHATMGRKRAKGAIGIHDLTMLKGAPAQEGRGKSIRYTGIDPDGDRFVPLDSNSEMTPADVLTDHPTGETYADLVGEYERYPAIYDDIGLFSFPPVINGKRTEVTTDSRELFVEMTGTDQWTIDRMLSIVCYALDARGATVEEVAVEYPDRELVRPDLSTREKSVAHERVESIIGVDFDPEEVVDLFERSGLNAETDDDDSLVYEVEVPSYRVDVLHPLDLVDDVGRAYGFNDLEPRYPDVGTVGGRHDRSQLEDAVRNQLVGLGFEDLLNFHMISEAENFDRMNVAPDDDAVGAADPATIREPYSEDYTMLRTWALPSLLMVLENNTHRSYPQDLAEIGLAAHVDDAENTGVAERRTVAAVLARHDASYEDAKARLQAIARNFDVDLETPPTEHPTFVDGRTADVVIDGETVGVVGEVHPAVLVEHDLELPVVGFEFRMDALE; from the coding sequence ATGCCAGTCGTCGACGTCGACCCCGAGGAACTGCGCGACCTGACCGGCCACGACGAGAAGGGCGACGAGGAGCTGAAGGAGGACCTGTTCGGCCTCGGCCTGGAGTTCGAGGGCCGCACGGAGGACGGCGAGTTCCAGCTGGAGTTCGCCCCCGACCGCCTCGACCGCCTCTCGGTCGAGGGGATCGCCCGCTCGCTTCGCTACCACTACGGCGACGACCGCGGCGTCTACGTCCCCAACACCAACGACGCCGACTGGACCATCGAGGTCGAGGACGTCCCCGATGAACGCCCCTACGTCACCGGCGCGGTGGTCCGCGGGGTCGACCTCGACGAGGAGGCCCTCGAATCGCTGATCCAGCTGCAGGAGAAGCTCCACGCGACGATGGGCCGCAAGCGCGCGAAGGGCGCCATCGGCATCCACGACCTGACGATGCTGAAGGGCGCGCCGGCACAGGAGGGCCGGGGCAAGTCGATCCGTTACACCGGGATCGACCCGGACGGCGACCGGTTCGTCCCGCTCGACAGCAACAGCGAGATGACGCCCGCGGACGTGCTCACCGACCACCCGACCGGCGAGACGTACGCCGACCTGGTCGGCGAGTACGAGCGCTACCCCGCCATCTACGACGACATCGGCCTGTTCTCGTTCCCGCCGGTGATCAACGGGAAGCGGACCGAGGTGACGACGGACTCCCGCGAGCTGTTCGTCGAGATGACCGGCACCGACCAGTGGACCATCGATCGGATGCTCTCCATCGTCTGCTACGCGCTCGACGCCCGCGGCGCGACGGTCGAGGAGGTCGCCGTCGAGTACCCCGACAGGGAACTCGTCCGCCCCGACCTCTCCACCCGGGAGAAGTCCGTCGCCCACGAGCGCGTCGAGAGCATCATCGGCGTCGACTTCGACCCCGAGGAGGTCGTCGACCTGTTCGAGCGCTCCGGGCTGAACGCCGAGACCGACGACGACGACTCGCTCGTCTACGAGGTGGAGGTCCCCTCCTACCGCGTCGACGTGCTCCACCCGCTCGACCTGGTCGACGACGTGGGCCGGGCGTACGGCTTCAACGACCTCGAACCGCGCTACCCCGACGTGGGGACGGTGGGCGGCCGCCACGATCGCTCGCAGCTGGAGGACGCCGTCCGGAACCAGCTCGTCGGACTGGGCTTCGAGGACCTGCTGAACTTCCACATGATCAGCGAGGCGGAGAACTTCGACCGGATGAACGTCGCCCCCGACGACGACGCCGTCGGCGCGGCCGACCCGGCGACCATCCGCGAGCCCTACAGCGAGGACTACACGATGCTTCGCACCTGGGCGCTCCCCTCCCTGCTGATGGTGCTGGAGAACAACACCCACCGGTCGTACCCGCAGGACCTCGCGGAGATCGGTCTCGCCGCGCACGTGGACGACGCCGAGAACACCGGGGTCGCCGAACGCCGCACCGTCGCCGCCGTTCTCGCCCGCCACGACGCTTCCTACGAGGACGCCAAGGCGCGCCTGCAGGCGATCGCCCGGAACTTCGACGTCGACCTCGAAACCCCGCCGACCGAGCACCCGACGTTCGTCGACGGCCGCACCGCCGACGTGGTCATCGACGGCGAGACGGTCGGCGTCGTCGGCGAGGTTCACCCTGCCGTGCTCGTCGAGCACGACCTGGAGCTACCGGTGGTCGGGTTCGAGTTCCGGATGGACGCGCTGGAGTAA
- a CDS encoding non-histone chromosomal MC1 family protein — MVREDGKRNFALRDSDEESSVFSGNTPRQAALKAARRLEPASSEDAADETELRLREKGTDKVHIYDGWAWEEEAPDDKPDWMPQEITEANVSKKGIEHLDE, encoded by the coding sequence ATGGTACGTGAAGACGGTAAGCGAAATTTCGCGCTCCGAGACAGTGACGAAGAATCGAGCGTATTCTCCGGGAATACGCCGCGGCAGGCGGCGCTGAAAGCCGCACGCCGGCTCGAACCCGCATCCAGCGAGGACGCCGCGGACGAAACGGAGCTCCGGCTCCGCGAGAAGGGCACCGACAAGGTCCACATCTACGACGGATGGGCCTGGGAGGAGGAAGCGCCCGACGACAAGCCGGACTGGATGCCCCAGGAGATCACGGAGGCGAACGTCTCGAAGAAGGGCATCGAACACCTCGACGAGTGA
- a CDS encoding tryptophan--tRNA ligase: MTDETRDADEEARPDGGRTEAAGADTEASKTPRADGGTVDGVALDPWGSSNVSDYRKLFEEFGIEEFDEVLPKVPDPHYLMRRGVIFGHRDYRPVADAMRDGEPFAALSGFMPTGDPHIGHKLVFDEIIWHQEQGGDAHALIADLEAHSARGLSWAEIDEHARDYVLSLLALGFDPEDGTLYRQSSNREVQDLAFELGSEARFSEFQGIYGFDGETDVSHMQSVVTQMADILYPQLDEPKPTVIPVGPDQDPHVRLARDLAARMRFFKVTEAFASFEADDAERVLLRRAYDAREEYAEDPDRPRCGEAADWLLEEVAPSDARDSAVEKLSEAGKEPLRPRTRFFARQATDEAFDALIEAVDGEKRVYEGHVDSFELDREAAEELAREVEIDNGGYGFVPPSSIYHRFMTGLTGGKMSSSIPASHISLLDDPEDGYDKVKAATTGGRETAEEQRELGGKADECPVYELYAYLLAGEDDEFAKEVYDECVTGERLCGGCKEQAAELMEEFLEDHQEKREEWEEKLDEVDIDLDSARKRA; encoded by the coding sequence ATGACTGACGAGACTCGCGACGCCGACGAGGAGGCCCGCCCGGACGGGGGCCGAACGGAGGCCGCCGGCGCGGACACGGAGGCGTCGAAGACGCCTCGAGCAGACGGTGGAACCGTCGACGGCGTGGCTCTCGACCCCTGGGGGTCCTCCAACGTCTCCGACTACCGCAAGCTGTTCGAGGAGTTCGGCATCGAGGAGTTCGACGAGGTGCTCCCCAAGGTGCCCGACCCGCACTACCTGATGCGCCGCGGGGTCATCTTCGGCCACCGCGACTACCGCCCCGTGGCGGACGCGATGCGCGACGGCGAGCCGTTCGCCGCGCTCTCCGGGTTCATGCCGACCGGCGACCCGCACATCGGCCACAAGCTCGTCTTCGACGAGATCATCTGGCATCAGGAGCAGGGGGGCGATGCGCACGCGCTCATCGCCGACCTCGAAGCGCACAGCGCCCGCGGCCTGTCGTGGGCGGAGATCGACGAGCACGCCCGGGACTACGTCCTCTCACTGCTGGCGCTCGGCTTCGACCCCGAGGACGGGACGCTGTACCGCCAGTCCAGCAATCGCGAGGTGCAGGACCTCGCCTTCGAGCTGGGGAGCGAGGCGCGCTTCTCGGAGTTCCAGGGGATCTACGGCTTCGACGGCGAGACCGACGTCTCGCACATGCAGAGCGTCGTCACGCAGATGGCCGACATCCTCTACCCCCAACTGGACGAGCCGAAGCCGACCGTCATCCCGGTCGGCCCGGACCAGGACCCGCACGTCCGCCTCGCTCGCGACCTCGCCGCCCGGATGCGCTTCTTCAAGGTGACTGAGGCGTTCGCGAGCTTCGAGGCCGACGACGCCGAGCGCGTCCTCCTCCGGCGGGCGTACGACGCCCGCGAGGAGTACGCCGAGGACCCCGACCGGCCGCGCTGCGGCGAGGCCGCCGACTGGCTCTTAGAGGAGGTCGCGCCCTCCGACGCCCGCGACTCCGCGGTCGAGAAGCTGTCGGAGGCCGGCAAGGAGCCGCTCCGCCCCCGGACGCGCTTTTTCGCCCGGCAGGCAACCGACGAGGCGTTCGACGCGCTGATCGAGGCCGTCGACGGCGAGAAGCGCGTCTACGAGGGCCACGTCGACTCGTTCGAGCTCGACCGCGAGGCGGCGGAGGAACTGGCGCGCGAGGTCGAGATCGACAACGGCGGCTACGGCTTCGTGCCGCCCTCCTCGATCTACCACCGATTCATGACTGGCCTCACCGGCGGGAAGATGTCCTCCTCGATCCCCGCCAGCCACATCTCGCTGCTGGACGACCCCGAGGACGGCTACGACAAGGTGAAGGCGGCGACGACCGGCGGCCGCGAGACCGCCGAGGAGCAGCGCGAACTCGGCGGCAAGGCCGACGAGTGTCCCGTCTACGAGCTGTACGCCTACCTGCTCGCCGGCGAGGACGACGAGTTCGCGAAGGAGGTGTACGACGAGTGCGTCACCGGCGAGCGCCTCTGCGGCGGCTGCAAGGAACAGGCCGCGGAGCTGATGGAGGAGTTCCTCGAAGACCACCAGGAGAAACGCGAGGAGTGGGAAGAGAAACTGGATGAGGTCGACATCGACCTCGACTCCGCCCGAAAGCGGGCGTAA
- a CDS encoding glucodextranase DOMON-like domain-containing protein encodes MKALGAGVGASLVGVPAAARPPDAEGEDAYWTTGEQYGAGTVRDHGADDPSRVWFTLSEGALTGARFPRVDLMNLRTLEFVVAQPDSGYVARTFEADRTAESTIERTTEPAREDALVFEQTVSDADRRWELTVEYAADPENDALLADVRFRSRGPETYDVYAVADTALSNSGRGDAASVVDDGGGNALVAHDKGENDDAVVLDEDGESYDIAAAMTARRGFDWASVDVAGGDAVGALLADGAPADSYEDASGNVALLGRLGEGASAVDDTVSLGFAEAGDTEAALAAAGDAHRKGFGGIRAAYARTWREYLDSLDVPDAVRGDPDLREQYRFAAMVVKAVEDKTFAGAGIASPSVPWGEAVEANEPSDYGYNYVWSRDLYQSFTALEAMGDVESAADAVEYLYGYQQDDDGFLPQNTFLDGRTRWGGEQMDNVSFPQVMAYQLKERHGYGFEEAGYGYENVRRSADYVVANGPDSGQERWEEESGYSPSTIAAEIAGLAAAAKLADGEGERADALAYLALADDWTERVEDWTATEAGTDEHGETPYYVRVTGDGDPNDDDERSLANGGPTLDERNIVDAGFLELVRLGVKSADDEVVRNSLSVVDDAIRVETPHGPAWYRYNGDGYGEQGEGDEHPAGAPWSLDNEGKGRLWPIFTGERAEYELRAGDAGTDLDPGSLLETMAGFANSGRMIPEQVWDREDPTDYGWEFGEGTGSATPLVWSMAQYVRLAHALDVGEPVETPALVRERYAGGERPEGPSLSVEFPGEVVSERTVTVTGTTDGAEVVAKTATGTVRAEPTDGEFSLDVTVGDGEATITVVAATDGDDVSDVGTTVRRSTVAYVDLGEEVAAWDDPAGDDHGPGSYTYPTAAEFVDGAFDVASFEVYETDDAYQFLYRLAGDLTNPWGGDELSLQTFQVYFRDPAADGGTTDAREGVRASFEAPYQRRLVVEGFEPPRVEAADGSTVSDDVSVTGYQSVDAVKIEVPKAAVGSLAELSPLLLGQDGWGPGRIRTVDADRADYAFGGGRDDDANPNVIDLVTPEGVDQSEALAYTADERATIPYLSLER; translated from the coding sequence ATGAAGGCGCTCGGCGCGGGCGTCGGGGCGTCGCTCGTCGGCGTCCCCGCCGCGGCCCGACCGCCGGACGCAGAGGGCGAGGACGCGTACTGGACCACCGGCGAGCAGTACGGGGCGGGCACCGTCCGGGACCACGGCGCGGACGACCCCTCGCGGGTCTGGTTCACGCTCTCCGAGGGCGCGCTGACGGGCGCGCGCTTCCCCCGCGTCGACCTGATGAACCTCCGGACCCTGGAGTTCGTGGTCGCCCAGCCGGACTCGGGGTACGTCGCCCGGACCTTCGAGGCCGACCGGACCGCCGAGTCGACGATCGAGCGGACCACCGAACCCGCGCGGGAGGACGCGCTCGTCTTCGAGCAGACGGTCAGCGACGCAGACCGGCGCTGGGAGCTCACCGTCGAGTACGCGGCCGACCCGGAGAACGACGCCCTGCTCGCGGACGTGCGGTTCCGGAGCCGCGGTCCCGAGACGTACGACGTGTACGCCGTCGCCGACACCGCGCTATCGAACAGCGGGCGGGGCGACGCGGCGAGCGTGGTCGACGACGGCGGCGGGAACGCGCTGGTGGCCCACGACAAGGGCGAGAACGACGACGCCGTCGTCCTCGACGAGGACGGGGAGTCGTACGACATCGCGGCGGCGATGACCGCCCGGCGCGGGTTCGACTGGGCGAGCGTCGACGTGGCCGGCGGCGACGCGGTCGGCGCGCTGCTGGCCGACGGCGCTCCCGCCGACAGCTACGAGGACGCGTCGGGCAACGTCGCGCTGCTGGGCCGCCTCGGCGAGGGCGCGAGCGCGGTCGACGACACGGTGTCGCTCGGATTCGCCGAGGCGGGGGACACGGAGGCGGCGCTCGCCGCCGCCGGGGACGCCCACCGGAAGGGGTTCGGCGGGATCCGGGCGGCGTACGCCCGAACGTGGCGCGAGTACCTCGATTCGCTCGACGTCCCCGACGCCGTGCGCGGCGACCCCGACCTGCGCGAGCAGTACCGCTTCGCCGCGATGGTCGTGAAGGCCGTCGAGGACAAGACGTTCGCCGGCGCGGGGATCGCCAGCCCCTCCGTCCCGTGGGGAGAGGCGGTCGAGGCGAACGAGCCGAGCGACTACGGCTACAACTACGTCTGGTCGCGCGACCTCTACCAGTCGTTCACCGCGCTGGAGGCGATGGGCGACGTGGAGAGCGCGGCCGACGCCGTCGAGTACCTGTACGGCTACCAGCAGGACGACGACGGCTTCCTCCCCCAGAACACGTTCCTCGACGGCCGGACGCGCTGGGGCGGCGAGCAGATGGACAACGTCTCGTTCCCGCAGGTGATGGCGTACCAGCTGAAGGAACGCCACGGCTACGGCTTCGAGGAGGCGGGCTACGGCTACGAGAACGTCCGCCGCTCCGCAGACTACGTCGTCGCGAACGGCCCGGACTCCGGTCAGGAGCGCTGGGAGGAGGAGTCCGGCTACTCGCCCTCCACCATCGCTGCCGAGATCGCCGGGCTGGCCGCCGCCGCGAAGCTCGCCGACGGCGAGGGCGAGCGCGCCGACGCGCTCGCGTACCTCGCGCTGGCCGACGACTGGACGGAGCGCGTCGAGGACTGGACGGCGACCGAGGCCGGCACCGACGAGCACGGCGAGACGCCGTACTACGTCCGCGTCACCGGCGACGGCGACCCGAACGACGACGACGAGCGGAGCCTGGCGAACGGCGGACCGACCCTCGACGAACGGAACATCGTCGATGCCGGGTTCCTCGAACTCGTCCGGCTCGGCGTCAAGTCCGCTGACGACGAGGTGGTGCGGAACTCGCTGTCCGTCGTCGACGACGCCATCCGCGTCGAGACGCCGCACGGCCCAGCCTGGTACCGCTACAACGGCGACGGCTACGGCGAGCAGGGCGAGGGCGACGAGCACCCCGCGGGCGCGCCCTGGTCGCTCGACAACGAGGGGAAGGGTCGCCTCTGGCCCATCTTCACCGGCGAACGCGCAGAGTACGAGCTCCGGGCCGGCGACGCCGGCACCGACCTCGACCCCGGTTCGCTCCTCGAAACGATGGCCGGGTTCGCGAACTCCGGGCGGATGATCCCCGAGCAGGTGTGGGACCGGGAGGACCCCACCGACTACGGCTGGGAGTTCGGCGAGGGCACCGGGTCCGCGACGCCGCTGGTCTGGAGCATGGCGCAGTACGTCCGCCTCGCGCACGCGCTGGACGTCGGGGAGCCGGTCGAGACGCCGGCGCTCGTCCGCGAGCGCTACGCCGGGGGTGAGCGCCCCGAGGGCCCTTCGCTCTCGGTCGAGTTCCCCGGCGAGGTCGTCTCGGAGCGGACCGTCACGGTGACCGGCACAACCGACGGCGCGGAGGTCGTCGCGAAGACGGCGACCGGCACCGTCCGCGCCGAACCGACGGACGGCGAGTTCTCGCTCGACGTGACGGTCGGCGACGGCGAGGCGACGATAACGGTCGTCGCGGCCACCGACGGCGACGACGTGAGCGATGTCGGGACGACCGTCCGGCGGTCGACGGTCGCGTACGTCGACCTCGGCGAGGAAGTCGCCGCGTGGGACGACCCCGCGGGCGACGACCACGGTCCCGGGTCGTACACCTACCCGACGGCCGCCGAGTTCGTCGACGGCGCGTTCGACGTCGCGTCGTTCGAGGTCTACGAGACCGACGACGCCTACCAGTTCCTCTACCGCCTCGCAGGCGACCTGACGAACCCGTGGGGCGGCGACGAGTTATCGCTCCAGACATTCCAGGTGTACTTCCGCGACCCGGCTGCCGACGGCGGGACGACCGACGCGCGGGAGGGCGTGCGGGCGTCCTTCGAGGCCCCGTACCAGCGCCGCCTCGTCGTCGAGGGGTTCGAGCCGCCGCGCGTCGAGGCCGCCGACGGGAGCACCGTCTCCGACGACGTGTCGGTCACCGGGTACCAGTCGGTCGACGCCGTCAAGATCGAGGTGCCGAAGGCCGCGGTCGGGAGCCTCGCGGAGCTCTCGCCGCTCCTGCTCGGACAGGACGGGTGGGGCCCGGGGCGCATCCGGACAGTCGACGCCGACCGCGCCGACTACGCCTTCGGCGGCGGCCGCGACGACGACGCCAACCCGAACGTCATCGACCTCGTGACGCCGGAGGGCGTCGACCAGTCCGAGGCGCTCGCCTACACCGCCGACGAGCGGGCGACGATCCCGTACCTGTCGCTGGAGCGGTGA